Genomic window (Centroberyx gerrardi isolate f3 chromosome 9, fCenGer3.hap1.cur.20231027, whole genome shotgun sequence):
ACACTTGGATAACAATTTGAACACACTGTCACTGAAATTAACGGGCTCAAAGATGTGTCTAAATGTTCATAAACCTGCCCCTAAATGCGAGACTATAAGTGACAACAATACCCCTTCAAAAAAGTAGTAAATTATATACCAACAGAGTGCTGTAATTCACTGTTTCTCTACTTAAACAAGGGTTTTGATGAAATTAGAGCTGAAAAACACTCCCCTAAAATCAGTTAATATCAGCTCATTTGTCCAGAAAAAGCTCTCAGTAGAAAAAGTTGCAAGTCACAAACTTTTTCTTGTACACAGTTAGTCTAACAAACCTAGTGAGAGCAAACACTTTACCTCTGTTTTCTTGCAGAACCACATTCATTCACTAAAGTGTCTGtaggaaaacacacaacagtGACAGGAGCCTTTACTCTTTCCTGAGAATGACTATGGTGTCCAATAAGCAAGATATGTGCACAGTTTAAATGTGTTCCCATCTACAAGAGCAACAACAAATCTTTTATGTCTCCAATACAGCTATAGAATACAACTATGGTTGGAAATGTTTTCATACAGATAGGGGTTTTGTAACTTTTGATAgcaattttcaaaatgatttttcCATGCTTCTCTCTGTTGAAAGAAAGCACCATTATGTGACCAAGTACATTGGTTTCTCTCCAGAAAAAAACTTTTAGAAAACTAGAGATGCAATCATAAGaatccaacattttgaaacttttttattcttttcatcAATCTTGGCTGCATCAAAATGTGCTATTTATACTAAGAGTAACAATATCCACAGGTATTATTAAATATCCAGTACTGACCTCACCTTGAATCTCACAAGATTAGACTAAGGATTTCCTTGGTTCTTCTCTGCTTTTCAAAGGTACAGAAAAATATCAGATGGGAGAAAAGGTCCAAGGGTAAGAAGAACTTTCAAATCATATCAATCATCATATCATAAACTTTAAATCATCCGTTAATATGTACTATTGAGATGCAAGCAGCTAGGAGGCAAGAACAACATCAATCAAGGTGTTTGGCATAGTGTAGGAGTGTTTCCCACAGCAATATGCAATACAGGTTAGGACTGGGCGACAtagttgaaatcaatatcacaataaggATTTTTTCCGATATCGATATACCTTATGAcatggctcacgtatgcaaaatcacgttaaataataaaatgaatgttcatcccattgaaccgaatggtaatatTAGGTgcaatgtcaaacaaaactgaggttttcaaataatattccacacctcattttgtcagtttttaaataaaatttgcttgttataaTCAATTTAGATAGCagacgataatattgaattatcgcccagccttAGTTTGTTTCTTAAGACCCAGGTTTCTTCATCTCACCTGTGCAATTAGTGATTTATGTTCTCTATTCCCTCTGTGTTTTAGCATTTATACATGTTATCTGTAATATGACCTGCTTAATAGTGTGAAAAGTAAAGTAATCTACTGGattactcaaactcagtaacaAAATCTGATGACTTTCAGTTCCAATTTTTGGTAACTAGATTCCTGTAATCCCACTACATGTATGACATCACCGTCCAACCCTGAATTAGTCTCATTCAGTACATATCAAGAGAGAGTTGCAGGTTAAGATCATGAACTAGAGAGCAATGGTTTGTTTACCAAAACCATAACGTATTAATTCTCAACCCTCTCCTTAAAAATGATATGAATAAACCAAATATGCTACATGTCAGTATCACACAAAATGATGCACCTACTGTACATACCAATGGTTTCTATTCATTACAAGCAACAAGGGAGTGAGGGATGGACTATCAGTCCACAGAAAGACATTCATACTCCAATTGTTCCTAATTTCCATATTTCAGTACCAATTCCTGCTACATGTCAAGGATATATCAATTTATATGATCCTACAGAGAAAAGGTTTCTGTTTAAAAAATAGGCTAAATGAACTGGTAAGAGAGGGAGTATGGACTATCAGTGAAGGTCTTACCATAGTTTGTCCGAGCCTTCACATCTCCCAGAGTCTACCAGAGAACAGAGAACGGGGAGAAAGAGACCATGTACATTTTGGAAGAGCCATTCACTGAAGTCCCACTTGTGAGAGTTGAAACATGGAGAGTATCAGGAAATCCTCCAAGTCTCCACCACCCTCTCTCAGGGCGACTGCTGGGTACAGATCTCATCATGCACTTTCCTCTCACCATAACGCCACTAAAAGGTTTGGAAACCattaagtgaaagtgaaaaggaAGGATGTGAGAGTCTCACCTCTCAGAGCTAGCCCTGAGTtacacatttcattcattcattcattcccagTGAGAGTCTATAAAGAGAGcacagaagagggagagagcaatgAGTAACAGCTCCTTAAAATCTCAACCTGTTATTCATGACGCATGCAGGAAGCCATTCATCCTCCGCTCTAATAAAAACCCCTCAAAATCTAATAAAGATCTTTATTTTAGGTTTTAAATAGATTTACAAAccataagaaaaaaagaaaatacaaacaagaaaaaaaacaaaaaaaacatcaagtgATCGTCAAAATATCCACATGTGCATATCAAGGTAGAGATTGTAAACAGTCTTTTGAAGCCAAAAGGTGAGATTGAGGGAGAAATCAGCTTGTTGGGAGACTGTTAGTTCCCCCGCGGTCAGGTTCACTCAGTTGGAAAaggttttgtttgttggttggtTTTTCCTGAGGTGCTTGTTGGTTTCTGTAATGAACAGCTGGGTATTCCCTCAGCGATGCTGCCACCAATCAGAGCTCAGAGAACGGGGAGCGGCGGGGGGGAAAGACGATAAAAATAACAGTAGTTTGACAAAAATGAAACCCCATTCACCCAAACATCaatacagagggagagggtCATTCATACTCCATTTCATGGAAATCAGTCAATTGTTGACAATGAGCAGTTGAAATCCATCGCTGAACATTCAGGACGAGGTAAAAGGCCAGAAATTACTTTATAGTGTGCTGTGTCAATTTGGTACTGTACAACTTTTCCTTTCTTTGATGTTTGTGTAAAGAAAATAATCAGTTGGTACATTTGCGTATTCTTCAATGGAAAAAcccttgtttttttaaacatcaggtCAACAATCATAGCAATTAATACatataagattaaaaaaaaacaaaaaaacattgtagCTCACACCTCAATTTGGAAATAAAAGATTACATCAAAACAGTAAAAGAAGCCAAAAAAAGGGAGAACCCTCAGCCCATTCACAATGCAACAGTTTTAGATAATTTAAGTCCAGAAGAGAATCCTTTTCCTCTGGACACAATCCCAACCCTAACACCAGATCTAAAACCACAAACGCGTCATAACAGCATGCTAGCGAAGAACTGCATTCTCCCGTTCATGCTCAATGTCAAAGATCAACCCAATCCCCATGCTTTCCCATGTCTCCACCCTTCTTTTCTACTCAAATGGGCACATCTTATCATAATGCTCGGTGAACATTCACACTCTGCAGAAAAAGAGGTTACATCAATGTTGAGAGTTTTTGTCTGAAATACTGCTGAATGGTTTTAATGCGTCTTAAGTGTGCAACAGAGCATTCCTGGCCATTACCAGGAATTCAGGGTCTTAGGTAAAGAAAtgccacatacagtatagacTGATGACAAAACCCCCATCAATCCAGATATTAAAAATCAGGCCGCGTTCATTCTCCTGAATCATTCACACTGCTACCTGATCTCTTCTGATGCAACAGGGGCGTGTTCATAGATTCAGGTAATTTAAGATGGCTGCAGCCCAGTCAAGCGTTTCAGAGGGAGAAACCTGCCTGTGCACAGAGCCGCCATTAGGTGGCGTCTTCTGAGTGAGCTGAGTGTGAACTGAtctcactcttctctcctttctgctcTGGAGTCCTGTGCCACTCTGGCTCAGAATAATGAACCGCCACCCAGTGCAAACATACGGACCGATACAGCACGCATAGAGCATGTCCAAAATTCGATCTCTAACCAAAGACACGGTCAGTCCGCGGCCTTCACAGATAGCTGGGTGTTGGGTTGTAAAACTCAAGAGTTCAATACTGGCTTGGCTGACAAGTCAGGTCAGCTCATGGTATTCAAACCACTGGTGAAGGCCTAAGGCTCAGGATGACTGCCACTTTGACAGCACTGCATATTAAATAGGTTGAAGCACCGACTGCATAGATCTCAAATACAGTACATGGGATTTCATGTGCGGCAGCCTCGGCTAGCTATTTCTGAATGCATCCAGGCCACCGGTAGCATGTGCTTGTGTGATCAAGGCTGTGTGGCAGTCGGGACGGGATGTTTGCGAGGTTGTAATCTCCGTTCCATTCTTTAGTTCAGCTGTTCTATCTTACCTACCTCATTCACACCCTCTGCGAATCTGACAGGAGCTgctataaataaaatgaaacctACTCCATCAGCAGGGCGCTGTTATCAGAGTATCCCCACCTGAGACCTCGTAAGCCTAAATATCTCCCTCTGCCAGTGGGGTAATTCCCCCTTTGTCCGGCCGGTAGGAGTTTGGTTTGCTGCGAACGCGGTCTGTTACACAAGTGATTCAGATCTGTgaaagggagtgagggaaggcACAAGGGAGCGAGCAGCTTTTTGAAATGGAGCACTTCCCTGTTAAGAGCAGCACCAGCCCTGGGGCTCAAAGGTCAGGGGTGAAGCATGGCAGGGCTTCAAACAGCCTGCTAACCAGAGGTCACACACGCGGCTCAGCGGTGGAAGTACACTAGTGACGCAGCCCGCCGCCACATAAACACCCTCGCTCCGTATCCTCGTTATTCTAAATTAGCTTCCTCTTCTCTCGCACTCTGCTTGTTTTACTCTGATCTGAAAACCCGTGACTATTTATTCCCCCCCGCTGATGTTATCATGAAAAGGCTCCGACCATTCCTCAGCCAAATTGCCCAAAAGAAACTTGGCAATGAGATAGCCTTTGTTCCACTGTGAGTCTGTGGAAGAAAGAAAGTCTTAGAGCTACAATGCTTTTGGGAAATCTGGACCAGTTCTCAAATATTAGTGCAGACAAGCAGAAGCAGACgaggaagtgaaaaaaaaaaaaaaaatcaacttggCTCTCTCAACACAACAAACCATTACTGTAAGTTAACCTCCTGTGTGCAGGGCACGGATCACGTGTGTAACCTCTACTCAGACGAcgaagacaaaaaataaaaaataaaaaaaatatggaaatcacataagaaacaaacagaaacaacaactcTGTAGCTTTCTTTTCTTAAATGCATCTGGGTTTTAGTGTGCAGGTTGTGACTGCACATGtgacggagggggaggggcctgtGCTAAGTGAGGATGACGGGATACGGGAAGAGGCGGACAGGGCAGGGAGATAAAAGTTCAGTCCATGACGGAGCGAGGGAGCGGAGGTGGGGAGCGGAGAGGGGtgtgaggggaggggtgggatcGTTGGGAGGCGAGGTCAGGAGTCCTCTGTGCCCGAGTCATCCTCGTCATAGCAACAGTCCTCGTCGTTGTCCTCGTCATCCTCCTCCAGGTCCTCGTCATCGTAGTAATCGTCGTAGAAGAGGTTGGAGCCGTCGTCTGTGGGCGGGGCGCGGGTGGGAACGCAGTACTCGTCCAGCGTGGTGGGAACCTTGACGCCGTCCCGCTCCGCCTCGGCTTTGGTGGCCAGCACCTGTTTCctgggagagggaaagaaagagagaaagaaagattacTAAAAGAAAAATTGATATTTTTGAttattaaaacatcaatttCTAAAAATTGAAAAAGGGAGACACTCGAAATCTTGGAAGCCAAGAGAACAGAGATTATGTGATCGTTGTGATCGACAGGAGGTAGATACTGAGACACATTTCCTGCAGTCCTGCCCAGAATATCAAATAATTAGAGAAGAGTATTATCCCAATTTGAAAAAATAATCCCAAACTTTGGTTTCCTCCAAAAAGAAATGCCACTACAATGCAGCAAAGTTTGTATCAGAATCCCACAATCTCAGAGAGAAGAGCTAGATACAAATGTCTGCTGTGATACTTTGGTTTGTGAATGCCTGAATTGCATTGTTGTGAAATGGCTTTTGaatatattgttgttgttataattGTTGATGTTGATATATTATTGGTTATGTACTGAAAACTACTGGATAATATTACTACAGTTGAAGCACtgtattgctttggcaacataggcctctttcctgtcatgccaataaagctgatgagagagcaagagagcgagagagagagagagttagagagagagagtgagttagAGAGTGAGCGTCAGGGTCAGAACTGATGAGGCCACGCAGACCTTCGGTGCTGGTACACTGTGTACCTGCTCTGATTTGAAGTGCAAAGTGCGAATGTGTTTTCCCTCTAGGTACCTGATGATCTCGGCGTATTCTCTGTCCTTGCCCTTGCTGTCCCTCCACTTGCGGTACATGACGGATGCGTCCACGTTGGCCGGGGAAAAGGTGTTGGGCTCGTTCAGCAGAGAAATCACGCTCAGCAGGATGGtcctgggagaggagggaacGACAGGCAGGAGAAAGTGGTGACGGATCGAGATagtggagagtgaaagagagagggacagagaaaaggggggggggacaaagaaggagtgaggaagagagaaaacagtagAAGGTAAAAGAGGAAATGGAAATAGCGGAACAGGGGAGTGGAGGTAAGACGAGACGAGAGACATTGAAAATGCAGGAGAAAGAGGTatacagagagggggaaagacagaaggaaagagagagagagggagagagagagttgagggTCAGGTGAGGACAACCAGCCTGCTAAACCCCAGTAAGTCCATTTATCTCTGCTGTCACCTATTGATCTTAAGCTCTGAGCTCCAAGAGCTGCTCGTTAGAGACAATAACAACTAGCGACTATTATACATTACTGTTTTTACACTGTACTTGGGCTTAGGTGAAccaaccaatgggagatcaaaACAATACATGTAGTCCAGCAGGTTTACAGCGATGGATATGTGATGATGATGCCTttgctttttaaaatatatcatttatgtttttcctgCTTTATTAGACAACACACAGTGGACAGTGATGGGTAACATgcatggagagagggaataaaATGTGACAAAGATGGTGTGTCAGGCTGTTATTTGTGTTTTCTACGCTCATTTTCAACCAAACATGTATAAACAGTCGTGTGCCAAATCCTGATTGTTCCAGTTTACACTTCAAAATCATTCATTGACCAAAAGGTCAGGATACAAAagactacattttcaaaacggCGTAAATGGCCCCACACAGTTCGCAATCCTGCTTAACCGACTGTAGTCTAGCGCCGTGACAAAATGTTATTTCAGAAATGAACACGGCAGAGACCATGGTGGGTGGCCATGACCAAGTGACTGATTCACCATGTAGAGGGAGTGAGAAGCCTGGGTGGTACGGTACATCTGGTCCCTAAAACTGTGTGCCTTTCACACCCGTGATCTCCCACCAGCTCCTCTTCTCACTCCACTTCTCTTTCTTTAGGCCAAAAACATGTGGCACTATTTATATTTCTTGTTGTTGTCGTCAACTGGCTACAGAGGGCCCATTATAGTGCATGCAATTACATCCAGCTATGAGAGGGCGTCTGTATGTACATAAAGCGTAAAACGAAAATAAACGccacggagagagagaatgggaaagCTACAGGGGTGgaataaatgaatgtgtgtgcaagtaAATAGCTGAAATAAAAGATATGAATTATGCAACATGTTTGCTGCATTTACACTGCAGCACTTGGCTAGCAattcagagaagaaaacaaggGGAAGTGTTGGTAAGTTATTTGGTGAAAATTGAGAGTGGcctcagtcagtcaatcaatcagtcaatcactGACCAAACAATTCTCTAGTTTCATAATGTGTCCGTATTATCCAGGTACCTCTGATTTAAGATGTATTCAGGAGAGTCCATACTTGCAGAGTACTGACCGCAGCacattcaaattaaaatgttcTGACAGTTAATCCACAGCTTATTAGCAGTGCTGCTACCTGACCCTACATGGTCTGAGATGGGTAACAATTGGGGTGGAAAATTGCCACCAGCCACATGCTGGCAAATTTTGGCCATGACTAGCAAGTTTTTCAGTTCTACCCGCCGTTTCAGTAGTTTAATAACCATAATGTAGAGGTTTGTTTCTATTCAAAAGATTTAAGTTGGCTGGCAAACTTTGGAATCAACCAGCCACTGTAGCCACTGGACAGTTACCGACCCTGCAAACAATGTTTTGTGCGTCCTATGACTGAGAACCTAGAATGGGATGGAGAACATTATGCTGCATGATCTAGGCGATGTGTACCTGACGTTCTGTGTGGGGTTCCATCTCTCTGAAGGCAGCTCTCCGCTCTGTGGGTCGTCCACTGGCGGGTGCAGGATAGAGATGCACACATCCCCGTTCTATTGGACAACACACAAGAGCAAACACCAGCATGTTGAGAAGATATTCTAGTTAGCTTAGGCAATATCTTGCATTCAGACTTTCAAGATATGGCTGATGTTTTAAATAGTCATACGTAAAGCCAATGTAATACACtctgtgtacaaaatattagcaaTTGGACCCTCTTTCGCACAATTCATGTCTCAAATGTCTTAAGActtcaaaatccttctttaTCCTGCTTCCCCTTGAAGATGGAGGTGTATTTAATAGGGAAGATCAGCATAGCTTTCCTTTTTTCCTGGATTCTCATGAAAGGAGTAGGTATTTCTCatattttgaacactcaggcCCAGATTACTAAAATATTTAGCAGGTACAAAACCTTTGCAATGTTGAAAGTCAGCACTACGACATGTGATATGTGCAAGACAATTTGCATGACCAATCAGGAGTTATGTCACTGGTTTTGCACATACGTTGCACACAAGTTTTTGTACCCATGAAAGGCTTTAGTAAACCAGGGCCTCTGAGTATATCACAATCTGCTGAGCACTCTCAGTTCATAATCAAGGAGGTCAAGGGATTACACATAATGACCTTACCTACATTACACCAGTTCACTGGCGTATTAACAAAGGCTTTGACCAAACATCTAAACTGGTCACAAAGTTACCTCATAAATGTTGGGGTGCCACATTTTGGTGAGGAAGCGGAAAGCAGGTGGAGAGTAAGGGTAGTCGATGGGGAACTTGATCcgagcctgagagagagagggagagagagagagagagagagagagagagagagagagagagagagagagagagagagagagagagagagagagagagagagagagagagagagagagagagagagagagagagagagagagagagagagaacacacttATTAGCAATGCAAGAGGCAGAGCTGAGGCAGTTGAATGAATACTGCTGTAAGTCTACACTCCTTCCTTGCCTACAAGTCTTGACTACTTCACTCCAACTGTTATTATTAATGAGTCAGAAACCTTGTGAGAACCATTTCCACCTATAAGCCCAACATAGTCTTATTGGCTCAAAGGAACAGGGAAACACATTGAGAAGCCTTAGCCCTAGTTAGGCTGCTCCATATAATTTTAGAAGATtggatacaaaaaaatatagttTTTCCTTGGTAGCTTTCTTAATGGAATCTTACAGTGTATACTGGATCCACACCTACCAGTCTTTGCTAAAACTAGCCTGCTGGCAGACACAgggagacatacagacacaggcTCCCAGGAGTAATTGAATCCAGAACTTAAGTCAGTATAGTGCAGCAGTAGcaccatccacacacacacacacacacacacacacacacacacacacacacacacacacacacacacacacacacacacacacacacacacacacacacacacacacacacacacacacacacacggctgccTTACAGAGAGGAGGCTCCATTCTGAATGCCCTCCTTAACAAAGACCTATGTTTGCAGCACTGCTGTCGACAAGTAGCTGCTGAATGAAGACCTACACAATCACGCTGATCAGCTTCAATGCAGATTGAAAGAAACCTATTAATAGTAGCTGTGGAGTCATGGCGAGCCCTACTGAGGTGACCGAGTATAGAGGAGCTAATGACAGTGTAATGTAATATggtagggaaggagagagggagagagggagggagggaggcaggcttGCAGCGCTTCAGCTGCCTAGTGCATGGAGCTTAGTGAAACACCAATGGGCGAGGGGGTTGGTGGTGAAGACATTGTTGGGGTTGTCCTCCCCAGCTGTCATTGCAACTTAAGACAATCCactacacacacagcaccctcCCACTATTATATATCTTTGTgctgacacacaacacacacaccctacggCTATATAAATCCTACTATCGGAGGTGTGTagcacccctcctccccttccaaAAGCCATGCCATGGGTGGGTGAGTGGGGGGGGGTACCTCTTGCACACAGACTACAttgactacacacacacgtacgtcaCTCACAGCATGCAGCCATCCtgctgaacccccccccccccccctccgccaccaccaccaccatcatacacatgcacgctcTCACCCACATTTGCTGATTCGGCACGGTCAGCTGGTCCTCCCCACACTGAACCAACtgcgaggagggaggggggatcgGGTGCGTGGGAGTAGGGAGTTAAGAGTTGGGAGTTGGGTGG
Coding sequences:
- the cdc34a gene encoding cell division cycle 34 homolog a — encoded protein: MAQHGHHVASSQKALMLEMKSLQDEPVEGFKITLVDESDMYNWEVAIFGPPNTHYEGGYFKARIKFPIDYPYSPPAFRFLTKMWHPNIYENGDVCISILHPPVDDPQSGELPSERWNPTQNVRTILLSVISLLNEPNTFSPANVDASVMYRKWRDSKGKDREYAEIIRKQVLATKAEAERDGVKVPTTLDEYCVPTRAPPTDDGSNLFYDDYYDDEDLEEDDEDNDEDCCYDEDDSGTEDS